A genomic segment from Microcella flavibacter encodes:
- a CDS encoding SDR family NAD(P)-dependent oxidoreductase — MAKADKPLTAKSSVGDWLAHPQGGALLRSMLAEAGQSESVLKPVRLFSLQRLVQLSKGQFPQEVVDSMVAEVNGGVAPVETEDEAADAGGEAAAWVERITPGRFEGRTIIVTGAGSGIGRATAARIAAEGGTVVAVDISAERLAELKAEHPAATTVTGDITKPDDVAAIVAAANGRIDGLANVAGVMDDMTPLHEVTDAVWERVFSVNVDGMFRLTRAVLPTMLAAGRGSVVNVASEAALRGSAAGLAYTASKHAVIGLTKSTSFMYAGKGIRVNAVAPGPVATNIEASFASELGQERIGMAMQVLPPVAESAQLAASITWLLSDDATNVSGVTLASDGGWSAI, encoded by the coding sequence ATGGCGAAGGCAGACAAGCCCCTCACCGCGAAGTCGTCGGTCGGCGACTGGCTGGCCCACCCGCAGGGCGGCGCCCTGCTGCGCAGCATGCTCGCCGAGGCGGGCCAGAGCGAGAGCGTGCTCAAGCCCGTGCGCCTGTTCTCGCTGCAGCGGCTCGTGCAGCTCAGCAAGGGCCAGTTCCCGCAGGAGGTCGTCGACAGCATGGTCGCCGAGGTCAACGGCGGCGTCGCGCCGGTCGAGACGGAGGACGAGGCCGCCGACGCGGGCGGCGAGGCCGCGGCCTGGGTGGAGCGCATCACCCCGGGCCGCTTCGAGGGTCGCACCATCATCGTCACCGGCGCCGGATCCGGCATCGGGCGCGCGACCGCCGCGCGCATCGCCGCCGAGGGCGGAACGGTCGTCGCCGTCGACATCTCGGCCGAGCGCCTCGCCGAGCTCAAGGCCGAGCATCCCGCCGCCACCACCGTCACGGGCGACATCACGAAGCCCGACGACGTGGCCGCGATCGTCGCCGCCGCGAACGGCCGCATCGACGGCCTCGCCAACGTCGCCGGCGTCATGGACGACATGACGCCGCTGCACGAGGTCACCGACGCGGTCTGGGAGCGCGTGTTCTCGGTCAACGTCGACGGGATGTTCCGCCTCACGCGCGCGGTGCTGCCCACCATGCTCGCCGCGGGTCGCGGCTCGGTGGTCAACGTCGCCTCCGAGGCGGCCCTGCGCGGGTCGGCGGCCGGACTCGCCTACACCGCCTCCAAGCACGCCGTCATCGGGCTCACCAAGAGCACATCGTTCATGTACGCCGGCAAGGGCATCCGCGTGAACGCGGTCGCCCCCGGGCCGGTCGCGACGAACATCGAGGCGAGCTTCGCCTCCGAGCTCGGGCAGGAGCGCATCGGCATGGCCATGCAGGTGCTGCCGCCCGTCGCCGAGTCGGCGCAGCTCGCCGCCTCGATCACCTGGCTGCTGAGCGACGACGCCACCAACGTGTCGGGCGTGACGCTCGCGAGCGACGGCGGCTGGTCGGCGATCTAG
- a CDS encoding TetR/AcrR family transcriptional regulator: protein MSQPIPEESPTRHAIRAAAAQLFPAAGYAGTTVRDIAGEAGVDPALVIRHFGGKEALFLETVRLELDHAPVLDGPVEAMGEAYIRYVLDPGEDVRPVFLALLRASDAEGIGSALREAHDAGFVQPLLPLLEGADAELRARLAGALVGGLLYALWVVGDERLLATDPEAIVRRYGALLQELLTPRTP, encoded by the coding sequence ATGAGCCAGCCGATCCCCGAGGAGTCGCCGACCCGGCACGCGATCCGCGCCGCCGCCGCGCAGCTCTTCCCGGCCGCCGGCTACGCGGGCACCACCGTGCGCGACATCGCGGGCGAGGCCGGCGTCGACCCGGCGCTCGTCATCCGCCACTTCGGCGGCAAGGAGGCGCTGTTCCTCGAGACCGTGCGCCTCGAGCTCGACCACGCCCCCGTGCTCGACGGCCCGGTCGAGGCGATGGGCGAGGCGTACATCCGCTACGTGCTCGACCCGGGCGAGGATGTCCGCCCCGTGTTCCTCGCCCTGCTGCGGGCCAGCGATGCCGAGGGCATCGGCTCGGCCCTGCGCGAGGCCCACGACGCGGGCTTCGTGCAGCCGCTGCTGCCGCTGCTGGAGGGTGCCGACGCCGAGCTGCGCGCCCGCCTCGCCGGCGCCCTCGTCGGCGGGCTGCTCTACGCGCTCTGGGTGGTCGGCGACGAGCGGCTGCTCGCCACCGACCCCGAGGCGATCGTGCGGCGGTACGGGGCGCTGCTGCAGGAGCTGCTGACGCCGCGCACGCCGTGA
- a CDS encoding glycosyltransferase family 4 protein: protein MKIAVVTESFLPQLNGVTNSVVRVLETLHADGHEAIVISPTTPGDEHLGYAVHRSGSLPLMRFPMGVPHRALQSTLESFEPDVVHAAAPFLLGRKALAVCARTGIPSVAVYQTDVAGYLQRYGVGFARPVLDRFVAGVHALADRTLAPTPQTAEQLGRLGIANVHVWGRGVDSRLFHPVRRQSLGARALRERAAPNGELLVGYVGRLAAEKQVGRLRDLLGMPGARFLVVGDGPERPRLEQAFAGHPVAFTGQLQGPELADAFAALDVFVHFGTEETFGQTIQEAQATGLPVVAPAVGGPLHLVEEERTGLLVDPGQRGGSRRTVERLAADPALRARLGEAGRRAVLGRSWEANNRELLDHYRAVIDAARVRTGAL from the coding sequence GTGAAGATCGCCGTCGTCACCGAATCCTTCCTCCCGCAGCTCAACGGCGTCACCAACTCGGTCGTGCGGGTGCTCGAGACCCTGCACGCCGACGGCCACGAGGCCATCGTCATCTCGCCGACGACGCCCGGCGACGAGCACCTCGGCTACGCCGTGCACCGCTCCGGCTCGCTGCCGCTCATGCGGTTCCCGATGGGGGTGCCGCACCGCGCGCTGCAGTCGACGCTCGAGTCGTTCGAACCCGACGTCGTGCATGCCGCGGCGCCGTTCCTGCTGGGCCGCAAGGCGCTCGCGGTGTGCGCCCGCACGGGGATCCCGAGCGTCGCCGTCTACCAGACCGACGTCGCCGGCTACCTGCAGCGCTACGGCGTCGGCTTCGCCCGCCCCGTGCTCGACCGCTTCGTCGCCGGCGTGCACGCGCTCGCCGACCGCACCCTCGCCCCGACGCCGCAGACGGCCGAGCAGCTCGGCCGGCTCGGCATCGCGAACGTGCACGTCTGGGGCCGCGGCGTCGACAGCCGGCTCTTCCACCCGGTGCGCCGCCAGTCGCTCGGCGCTCGCGCCCTCCGCGAGCGCGCCGCCCCGAACGGCGAACTGCTCGTCGGCTACGTCGGGCGCCTCGCCGCCGAGAAGCAGGTGGGCCGGCTGCGCGACCTGCTCGGGATGCCCGGCGCCCGCTTCCTCGTCGTCGGCGACGGCCCCGAGCGCCCGCGGCTGGAGCAGGCCTTCGCCGGGCATCCGGTCGCCTTCACGGGCCAGCTGCAGGGCCCGGAGCTCGCCGACGCCTTCGCCGCCCTCGACGTCTTCGTGCACTTCGGCACGGAGGAGACCTTCGGCCAGACCATCCAGGAGGCGCAGGCGACGGGCCTGCCCGTCGTCGCCCCCGCCGTGGGCGGTCCGCTGCACCTCGTCGAGGAGGAGCGCACGGGCCTGCTCGTCGACCCGGGCCAGCGCGGCGGGTCTCGCCGCACGGTCGAGCGGCTCGCGGCCGACCCGGCGCTGCGGGCGCGCCTGGGCGAGGCGGGGCGCCGCGCGGTGCTCGGCCGCTCCTGGGAGGCCAACAACCGCGAGCTGCTCGACCACTACCGCGCGGTGATCGACGCCGCCCGGGTGCGGACGGGAGCCCTCTGA
- the acs gene encoding acetate--CoA ligase, with amino-acid sequence MSELRASTPVHDDRRYPPPPAFAAAANVTEAVLEGYPDDPLTFWQQQAERLPWAERWSSVHEWTPPSDDDPLSARATWFDGGRLNASVVCVDQHVEAGRGDSVALHFEGERGDRETVTYAELQRRVAQAAHALEALGIGPGDRVIIYLPVLVETVVAALACARIGAVHSLVFGGFSAEALRFRVADTGAVAVIASDGQFRRGAAVPVKGIVDEAVAGLDHVRHVLVVRRTGSSIEWSAGRDVWWHEAVGAQPTAHTAPALEAEHPLFITYTSGTTGRPKGVVHTTGGYLVQASWSHWALFDAKPSDVYWCTADLAWVTAHTYVLYGPLSNGAAIVIAEGSPDHPAPTRHAEIIERLGVTVYYTAPTLIRTFMARFPDGFPASFDLSSVRLLGTVGEAINPEAWVWFHASIGGGRAPIVDTWWQSESGAAIVSTLPGVHDGVPGAAGVPLPGLSVRLVDEQGGDAAAGSSALITIDGRWPAMARTVWGDHDRYRAAYFSRFAAQGLFLAGDGATADAEGRIRLQGRIDDVINVSGHRLSTIEIESALVAHPLVAEAGVVGVADAMTGQAVAAFVVPVSRPEGPSSAASAEVLDEASLLAWREAAEDARAELGAHIARAIGPVAKPKHVVLVPDLPKTRSGKIMRRLLGDVLDGRPLGDTTSLQDETVVPAIIAIVGERE; translated from the coding sequence ATGAGCGAGCTGCGAGCATCCACCCCCGTTCACGACGACCGCCGCTACCCGCCGCCGCCCGCCTTCGCCGCCGCGGCGAACGTGACCGAGGCGGTGCTCGAGGGGTATCCGGATGACCCGCTGACGTTCTGGCAGCAGCAGGCCGAGCGGCTGCCGTGGGCCGAGCGCTGGTCGTCGGTGCACGAGTGGACCCCGCCGAGCGACGACGACCCGCTCAGCGCGCGCGCGACCTGGTTCGACGGCGGCCGGCTCAACGCGAGCGTCGTCTGCGTCGACCAGCACGTCGAGGCCGGCCGCGGCGATTCTGTCGCGCTGCACTTCGAGGGCGAGCGCGGCGACCGCGAGACCGTGACGTACGCCGAACTGCAGCGCCGGGTCGCGCAGGCCGCGCACGCGCTCGAGGCGCTCGGAATCGGCCCCGGCGACCGCGTCATCATCTACCTGCCGGTTCTCGTCGAGACGGTCGTCGCGGCCCTCGCCTGCGCCCGCATCGGCGCCGTGCACTCGCTCGTCTTCGGCGGGTTCTCGGCCGAGGCGCTGCGGTTCCGCGTCGCCGACACGGGCGCGGTCGCGGTCATCGCGAGCGACGGGCAGTTCCGGCGCGGGGCCGCCGTGCCGGTGAAGGGCATCGTCGACGAGGCCGTGGCGGGGCTCGACCACGTGCGGCACGTGCTCGTGGTGCGCCGCACGGGCTCGTCGATCGAGTGGTCCGCCGGGCGCGACGTGTGGTGGCACGAGGCCGTCGGCGCGCAGCCGACAGCGCACACGGCGCCCGCGCTCGAGGCCGAGCATCCCCTCTTCATCACCTACACCAGCGGCACCACGGGGCGGCCGAAGGGCGTCGTGCACACGACGGGCGGCTACCTCGTGCAGGCGAGCTGGAGCCACTGGGCGCTCTTCGACGCGAAGCCCTCCGACGTGTACTGGTGCACGGCCGACCTGGCCTGGGTGACGGCGCACACGTACGTGCTCTACGGGCCGCTGTCGAACGGCGCCGCGATCGTCATCGCCGAGGGATCTCCGGATCACCCGGCGCCGACGCGGCACGCCGAGATCATCGAGCGGCTCGGCGTCACCGTGTATTACACGGCGCCGACGCTCATCCGCACGTTCATGGCGCGGTTCCCCGACGGGTTCCCCGCGTCGTTCGACCTATCGTCCGTGCGGCTGCTGGGCACGGTCGGCGAGGCGATCAACCCCGAGGCGTGGGTGTGGTTCCACGCGAGCATCGGAGGCGGGCGCGCGCCGATCGTCGACACCTGGTGGCAGTCGGAGTCGGGCGCCGCCATCGTCTCGACCCTGCCGGGCGTGCACGACGGCGTGCCGGGCGCGGCGGGCGTGCCGCTGCCGGGGCTGTCGGTGCGGCTCGTCGACGAGCAGGGCGGGGATGCCGCTGCCGGGTCGAGCGCCCTCATCACGATCGACGGCCGCTGGCCGGCCATGGCCCGCACGGTCTGGGGCGACCACGACCGCTACCGGGCGGCGTACTTCAGCCGGTTCGCCGCGCAGGGCCTGTTTCTCGCCGGGGACGGCGCGACGGCCGACGCCGAGGGCCGCATCCGCCTGCAGGGCCGCATCGACGACGTCATCAACGTGTCGGGCCATCGCCTGTCGACGATCGAGATCGAGTCTGCGCTCGTCGCCCACCCGCTCGTCGCCGAGGCGGGGGTGGTCGGCGTCGCCGACGCGATGACCGGGCAGGCGGTGGCCGCGTTCGTCGTGCCGGTCTCGCGACCGGAGGGCCCGTCCTCCGCGGCGTCCGCCGAGGTGCTCGACGAGGCGTCGCTGCTCGCCTGGCGCGAGGCGGCGGAGGATGCCCGGGCCGAGCTCGGCGCCCACATCGCCCGCGCGATCGGCCCCGTCGCGAAGCCGAAGCACGTCGTGCTCGTGCCCGACCTGCCGAAGACGCGCTCGGGCAAGATCATGCGGCGCCTGCTCGGCGACGTGCTCGACGGGCGGCCGCTCGGCGACACGACCTCGCTGCAGGACGAGACGGTCGTGCCGGCGATCATCGCGATCGTCGGCGAGCGGGAGTAG
- a CDS encoding pseudouridine-5'-phosphate glycosidase, whose amino-acid sequence MTTPSPAPAAAPAAAPALRLSDEVAAALAEGRPVVALESTIISHGLPRPRNHQAAIEFEAILREQGVVPATIAVLDGVPRIGLDAAGVRRIAEEDLAKASVRDLPVLMGRGASGATTVAATAHLAALAGIRVFATGGLGGVHRGASESFDESADLSTLAVTPVTVVSAGVKSVLDIAATLERLETFSVPVIGLGTSVFPSFWLRESAFTLDWSVADESEVAALMAAHDALGHRQGIVVANPIPAHQQWDPVEHDRVLAEAFALADAAGVTGKAVTPFLLGTIVELSGGRSLEVNLDLARNNVAVAGRIAAAWSARP is encoded by the coding sequence GTGACCACCCCGAGCCCCGCACCCGCCGCAGCACCCGCCGCCGCTCCCGCCCTCCGCCTCTCCGACGAGGTCGCTGCGGCGCTCGCCGAGGGCCGCCCGGTGGTCGCGCTCGAATCCACGATCATCAGCCACGGCCTGCCCCGGCCGCGCAACCACCAGGCGGCGATCGAGTTCGAGGCGATCCTGCGCGAGCAGGGCGTCGTGCCCGCGACCATCGCCGTGCTCGACGGGGTGCCGCGCATCGGCCTCGACGCCGCGGGCGTGCGCCGCATCGCCGAGGAGGACCTCGCGAAGGCGAGCGTGCGCGACCTGCCCGTCCTCATGGGCCGCGGCGCGAGCGGGGCGACGACCGTCGCCGCGACCGCGCACCTCGCCGCCCTCGCCGGCATCCGCGTCTTCGCGACGGGCGGGCTCGGCGGCGTGCACCGCGGGGCGAGCGAGTCCTTCGACGAGTCGGCCGACCTCTCGACCCTCGCCGTCACCCCCGTCACCGTCGTCTCGGCGGGTGTCAAGAGCGTGCTCGACATCGCCGCGACGCTCGAGCGGCTCGAGACCTTCTCGGTGCCGGTCATCGGGCTCGGCACGAGCGTGTTCCCGAGCTTCTGGCTGCGCGAGAGCGCCTTCACCCTCGACTGGTCGGTCGCCGACGAGAGCGAGGTCGCCGCCCTCATGGCCGCGCACGACGCGCTCGGGCACCGGCAGGGCATCGTCGTGGCGAACCCCATCCCGGCCCATCAGCAGTGGGATCCGGTCGAGCACGACCGCGTGCTCGCCGAGGCCTTCGCCCTCGCCGACGCCGCGGGGGTCACGGGCAAGGCGGTCACGCCGTTCCTGCTCGGCACCATCGTCGAGCTCTCGGGCGGGCGCAGCCTCGAGGTCAACCTCGACCTCGCCCGCAACAACGTGGCCGTCGCGGGCCGCATCGCCGCCGCCTGGTCCGCCCGCCCGTGA
- a CDS encoding carbohydrate kinase family protein gives MSEKAPRILVVGDVINDIVVLPSEELRPDTDTTSMIIATPGGSAANTAAWIGWHGMPVDFVGRVGAGDAEHHRRVFADAGVTAHLAESTTRGTGTIVIVAEGERRTMLTDRGANDELDPASVTDELLDRASILHLTGYGLVNAFTAEDLAALIARARARGVRVSLDPGSVGFISDYGPAAFRRTVSGVDLLLPNLAEARLLIGQPDAPAVHAAVVLLDVAPVVMLTDGARGVIIAEDSGVVHEIAVDAVPTVDPTGAGDAFGAGVLVALARGEGLDAAAAHGMRAAAIAVSRAGGRPPAWA, from the coding sequence GTGAGCGAGAAGGCTCCGCGCATCCTCGTCGTCGGCGACGTCATCAACGACATCGTCGTGCTGCCGTCGGAGGAGCTGCGCCCCGACACCGACACGACGTCGATGATCATCGCGACACCCGGCGGCTCGGCGGCCAACACCGCGGCGTGGATCGGGTGGCACGGAATGCCCGTCGACTTCGTCGGGCGCGTCGGGGCCGGCGACGCCGAGCACCACCGCCGCGTCTTCGCCGACGCCGGGGTCACCGCGCACCTCGCCGAATCGACGACGCGCGGCACCGGAACGATCGTGATCGTCGCCGAGGGCGAGCGCCGCACGATGCTCACCGACCGCGGAGCGAACGATGAGCTCGACCCGGCGAGCGTCACCGACGAGCTGCTCGACCGGGCGAGCATCCTGCACCTGACCGGGTACGGCCTGGTCAACGCGTTCACCGCCGAGGATCTGGCGGCCCTCATCGCGCGTGCTCGCGCGCGCGGCGTGAGGGTGTCGCTCGACCCGGGCTCGGTCGGCTTCATCAGCGATTACGGGCCCGCCGCGTTCCGCCGCACCGTCAGCGGCGTCGACCTGCTGCTGCCGAACCTCGCCGAGGCCCGGCTGCTCATTGGTCAGCCGGACGCGCCGGCCGTGCACGCCGCCGTCGTGCTGCTCGACGTCGCCCCGGTCGTCATGCTCACGGACGGCGCGCGCGGCGTCATCATCGCCGAGGACTCGGGAGTGGTGCACGAGATCGCCGTCGACGCCGTGCCGACCGTCGACCCGACGGGAGCCGGCGACGCCTTCGGGGCCGGGGTGCTCGTCGCCCTCGCGCGCGGCGAAGGACTCGACGCCGCCGCCGCGCACGGCATGCGGGCGGCGGCGATCGCGGTCAGCCGCGCGGGCGGGCGGCCGCCGGCGTGGGCGTAG
- a CDS encoding VanZ family protein: MPGLRLIALVLGAAYTALLLLFTLSPVAQLYVGSEAQRGVLTWRSWMDPQTWAAGTLTEFGANIAIFVPWGVLALVAVGVRRWWLAAAGGVVLTWVIEVAQIPLARISDPRDLVANTAGAVLGVGLAALVSTVVARSARRRSAVRPAGARPAQG; this comes from the coding sequence ATGCCCGGCCTCCGACTGATTGCGCTCGTGCTCGGCGCGGCGTACACCGCGCTGCTGCTGCTGTTCACGCTCAGCCCGGTGGCGCAGCTGTACGTGGGGTCGGAGGCCCAGCGCGGCGTGCTCACCTGGCGCAGCTGGATGGACCCGCAGACGTGGGCCGCGGGCACCCTCACGGAGTTCGGCGCGAACATCGCGATCTTCGTCCCCTGGGGCGTGCTGGCGCTCGTCGCGGTGGGGGTGAGGCGCTGGTGGCTCGCGGCCGCGGGCGGCGTCGTGCTGACGTGGGTCATCGAGGTCGCGCAGATCCCGCTCGCCCGCATCTCCGACCCGCGGGATCTCGTCGCCAACACCGCGGGCGCCGTGCTCGGCGTCGGCCTCGCCGCGCTGGTGTCGACGGTCGTCGCGCGCTCGGCGCGACGCCGGTCGGCGGTCAGGCCAGCGGGGGCACGACCGGCGCAGGGCTGA
- a CDS encoding EamA family transporter, whose product MSRAPAPPVLLAVTAIVSVQFGNAIAGSFFDEVGPLGAAALRLGFAAIILLAVIRPRVRGWDRRTWLGVVALGAGLAGMNALIYLSIDRIPLGVAVTVELLGPLAVAVAGTRRARDLAWVALAALGVVLLGLDETGSLDLLGLLLAAGAAAFWALYIVASARLGPRARGVDGLAMAMLVAALVVVPLGAAPAATAVSAQPVLLLTFAGIAVLTSAVPYALEFLALKRMPTRVFGVLSSLGPAVAALAGLVVLGQLLTGVQLIAIALVIAASIGAVATARPRDVSPAPVVPPLA is encoded by the coding sequence GTGAGCCGCGCCCCCGCCCCGCCCGTGCTGCTCGCCGTCACCGCGATCGTCTCCGTGCAGTTCGGCAACGCGATCGCCGGCTCGTTCTTCGACGAGGTCGGGCCGCTCGGCGCCGCGGCGCTGCGCCTCGGCTTCGCGGCGATCATCCTGCTCGCGGTGATCCGGCCCCGGGTGCGCGGATGGGATCGTCGCACCTGGCTCGGCGTCGTCGCCCTCGGCGCGGGCCTCGCCGGCATGAACGCGCTCATCTACCTGTCGATCGACCGCATCCCGCTCGGCGTCGCCGTCACCGTCGAGCTGCTCGGCCCGCTCGCCGTCGCCGTGGCGGGCACCCGGCGGGCGCGCGACCTCGCCTGGGTCGCGCTCGCCGCGCTCGGCGTCGTGCTGCTCGGGCTCGACGAGACCGGCTCGCTCGACCTGCTCGGCCTGCTGCTCGCGGCCGGCGCCGCGGCGTTCTGGGCGCTGTACATCGTGGCCTCGGCGCGCCTCGGCCCGCGCGCCCGCGGCGTCGACGGGCTCGCGATGGCGATGCTCGTCGCCGCCCTCGTCGTCGTGCCGCTCGGCGCCGCCCCCGCCGCGACCGCGGTGAGCGCGCAGCCGGTGCTGCTGCTCACCTTCGCGGGCATCGCCGTGCTGACCTCGGCGGTGCCGTACGCCCTGGAGTTCCTGGCCCTCAAGCGCATGCCCACGCGCGTCTTCGGCGTGCTGTCGAGTCTCGGCCCGGCCGTGGCGGCGCTCGCCGGGCTCGTCGTGCTCGGGCAGCTGCTGACGGGCGTCCAGCTCATCGCGATCGCGCTCGTCATCGCGGCCTCCATCGGCGCGGTCGCGACCGCCCGGCCCCGCGACGTCAGCCCTGCGCCGGTCGTGCCCCCGCTGGCCTGA
- a CDS encoding cryptochrome/photolyase family protein, whose protein sequence is MRPSPSIVWLRDDLRIADNPALDAAVRRGGPVIVLHLLDDSSPGVRPLGAASRWWLHHSLTRLRDALRELGADLTLRRGSALTELPALVEQSGAGAVYWNRRYGAAREVDAELKTRFTEAGLEVQSFQGSLLFEPWTIRTGSGTPFKVFTPFWRACLAAGEPREPLAAPTALEGVEGLASDDLDDWELLPTAPDWAEGLRETWTPGEAGAHARLEAFAEEHLGEYHRRDEPAVPATSMLSPHLTFGELSPFQIWHRLRHGLDAPARANRAKFLSELGWREFSYTILFHFTELGTKNFRPEFDAMPWRRPEGGQLEAWQHGRTGIPIVDAGMRELWRTGYMHNRVRMITASFLTKNLRIDWREGEAWFWDCLVDADEANNSASWQWVAGSGADAAPYFRVFNPELQAKKFDGHGLYVNRWVPEAGTPAYPEPIVDLTLSRQQALDAYEQVKAAARS, encoded by the coding sequence ATGAGGCCATCCCCCAGCATCGTGTGGCTGCGCGACGACCTGCGCATCGCCGACAACCCCGCCCTCGATGCCGCGGTGCGGCGGGGCGGGCCGGTCATCGTGCTGCACCTGCTCGACGACTCCTCGCCGGGGGTGCGCCCGCTGGGGGCCGCGAGCCGCTGGTGGCTGCACCACTCGCTGACGCGGCTGCGGGATGCCCTGCGCGAGCTCGGCGCCGACCTCACCCTGCGCCGCGGCAGCGCCCTCACCGAGCTGCCCGCCCTCGTCGAGCAGTCCGGCGCCGGCGCCGTCTACTGGAACCGGCGCTACGGCGCCGCCCGCGAGGTCGACGCCGAGCTCAAGACCCGCTTCACCGAGGCGGGGCTCGAGGTGCAGAGCTTCCAGGGCTCGCTGCTCTTCGAGCCGTGGACGATCCGCACGGGCTCGGGCACCCCCTTCAAGGTGTTCACGCCGTTCTGGCGCGCGTGCCTCGCGGCGGGCGAGCCGCGCGAGCCGCTCGCGGCGCCGACCGCGCTCGAGGGCGTCGAGGGCCTCGCGAGCGACGACCTCGACGATTGGGAGCTGCTGCCCACCGCGCCCGACTGGGCCGAGGGGCTGCGCGAGACGTGGACCCCGGGCGAGGCGGGGGCGCACGCGCGGCTCGAGGCCTTCGCCGAGGAGCACCTCGGCGAGTACCACCGCCGCGACGAGCCCGCCGTACCGGCGACGAGCATGCTCAGCCCGCACCTCACGTTCGGCGAGCTGAGCCCCTTCCAGATCTGGCATCGCCTGCGGCACGGGCTCGACGCCCCGGCCCGCGCGAACCGCGCGAAGTTCCTCAGCGAGCTGGGCTGGCGCGAGTTCTCGTACACGATCCTGTTCCACTTCACCGAGCTGGGCACGAAGAACTTCCGCCCCGAGTTCGACGCGATGCCGTGGCGGCGGCCCGAGGGCGGGCAGCTGGAGGCCTGGCAGCACGGGCGGACGGGCATCCCGATCGTCGATGCGGGCATGCGGGAGCTCTGGCGCACCGGCTACATGCACAACCGGGTGCGGATGATCACGGCGAGCTTCCTGACGAAGAACCTGCGCATCGACTGGCGCGAGGGCGAGGCGTGGTTCTGGGACTGCCTCGTCGACGCCGACGAGGCCAACAACTCGGCCTCGTGGCAGTGGGTGGCGGGCTCGGGGGCCGACGCGGCCCCGTACTTCCGGGTGTTCAACCCCGAGCTGCAGGCGAAGAAGTTCGACGGCCACGGACTGTACGTCAACCGGTGGGTGCCCGAGGCGGGCACGCCCGCGTACCCCGAGCCGATCGTCGACCTCACGCTCTCGCGCCAGCAGGCGCTCGACGCGTACGAGCAGGTGAAGGCGGCCGCGCGGAGCTGA